A stretch of Bordetella genomosp. 13 DNA encodes these proteins:
- the truB gene encoding tRNA pseudouridine(55) synthase TruB — MAKRRGLALDGVLLLDKPVGLSSNHALQRAKRTVDAAKAGHTGTLDPFATGLLVCCMGRATKISGAMLDADKTYLATLQFGEETDSGDLTGIVTAQAGPDFTGVDEAVLRVVLSRFQGTIEQIPPMYSALKRDGKPLYQYARAGIELDRPPRQVTIHRIELLECSGRQAVVEVACSKGTYIRTLAQDIGRALGCFAHLAALRRTHAGPFSLDRAVTLEALQGLPDPKQALLGLNELPAGLLPATRT, encoded by the coding sequence ATGGCCAAACGACGCGGGCTCGCGCTCGATGGTGTGTTGCTGCTCGACAAGCCCGTGGGCCTGTCCAGCAACCACGCCCTGCAGCGCGCCAAACGCACGGTGGACGCGGCCAAGGCCGGCCATACCGGTACGCTCGACCCCTTCGCCACCGGCCTGCTGGTGTGCTGCATGGGCCGGGCGACCAAGATTTCCGGCGCCATGCTGGACGCCGACAAGACCTACCTCGCCACGCTGCAGTTCGGCGAGGAAACCGATTCCGGCGACCTGACCGGCATCGTCACCGCCCAGGCCGGGCCCGATTTCACGGGCGTGGACGAGGCGGTGTTGCGCGTCGTGTTGTCACGTTTCCAGGGCACCATCGAGCAGATTCCGCCGATGTATTCTGCCCTGAAGCGCGACGGCAAGCCGCTGTACCAGTACGCCCGCGCGGGCATCGAACTCGATCGTCCGCCGCGGCAGGTCACGATCCACAGGATCGAGCTGCTGGAGTGCTCCGGCCGGCAGGCCGTGGTCGAGGTGGCCTGCAGCAAGGGTACCTACATCCGGACGCTGGCCCAGGATATCGGGCGCGCGCTGGGCTGTTTCGCTCACCTGGCGGCGCTGCGGCGCACGCACGCCGGGCCATTCTCCCTGGACCGCGCCGTCACGCTGGAGGCCCTGCAAGGGCTGCCGGACCCCAAGCAGGCACTGCTTGGCTTGAACGAATTGCCGGCGGGCCTGCTGCCCGCCACTCGAACTTAA
- the rbfA gene encoding 30S ribosome-binding factor RbfA gives MSRHKSKSIPGRNLRLADQIQKDLAGLIQREIDMSRAGLITLSGVELSADYAHAKVHFTVLGAEPDAAAALLNEKAGWLHSQLYKLLHIHTVPTLRFYHDPQIERGIEMSSLIDRANRGGPVLDEPDEPEDKP, from the coding sequence ATGAGCCGTCACAAGTCCAAGTCCATCCCCGGCCGCAACCTGCGGCTGGCCGACCAGATCCAGAAGGATCTGGCCGGCCTGATCCAGCGCGAGATCGACATGTCCCGCGCCGGACTCATCACGCTGTCGGGCGTGGAACTGTCGGCCGACTACGCCCACGCCAAGGTGCATTTCACCGTGCTGGGCGCCGAGCCGGACGCCGCCGCCGCGCTTCTGAACGAGAAGGCGGGCTGGCTGCACTCGCAGCTGTACAAGCTGCTGCACATCCATACCGTACCGACGCTGCGCTTCTACCACGATCCCCAGATCGAACGCGGCATCGAAATGTCGTCCCTGATAGACCGCGCCAACCGCGGCGGTCCGGTGCTGGACGAACCCGACGAGCCTGAAGACAAGCCCTGA